One window of Pseudomonadota bacterium genomic DNA carries:
- a CDS encoding c-type cytochrome, with protein MFNRFGKTCVVIAMCMGWSAHAEDESPREVIKIVGEVCVSCHGQDGNAMLMGAPKLGGQKADYLVKALMDYQSGARNNAIMSAFSGGLSTAEMKALGKYFEGQSSTLSVPR; from the coding sequence ATGTTCAACCGATTTGGAAAGACATGTGTTGTTATAGCGATGTGTATGGGTTGGTCCGCTCATGCTGAGGACGAGTCTCCCAGAGAGGTGATAAAAATCGTTGGTGAGGTATGTGTGAGTTGTCATGGTCAGGATGGCAACGCTATGTTGATGGGCGCGCCAAAGCTGGGTGGCCAAAAGGCCGATTATTTGGTGAAGGCCTTAATGGATTATCAAAGTGGTGCGCGTAACAACGCTATTATGTCGGCTTTCTCAGGTGGTTTATCTACAGCTGAAATGAAGGCCCTTGGTAAGTATTTTGAAGGTCAAAGTAGCACGCTATCGGTACCAAGGTAG
- the nth gene encoding endonuclease III, producing the protein MNKKKREEIFTRLAEQNPHPTTELIYKTNFELLIAVMLSAQATDTSVNKVTKRLFKIANNPELISNLGVLRITEEIKSIGLYRTKAKNIFVTCQLLIQKHNSQVPRDRDALESLPGVGRKTANVVLNTAFGEPTIAVDTHIFRVSNRTEIAKGKNVNEVEQRLMKNTPKEFLRNAHHWILLHGRYVCKARAPDCSHCILVDLCEFKYKSNR; encoded by the coding sequence ATGAATAAAAAAAAACGAGAGGAGATTTTCACTCGATTAGCTGAACAAAACCCACATCCCACTACGGAGTTGATATACAAAACTAACTTTGAACTCTTGATTGCTGTAATGTTGTCGGCGCAAGCAACAGACACGAGTGTCAACAAAGTCACAAAACGACTTTTCAAAATAGCAAATAATCCAGAATTAATATCTAACCTTGGGGTTTTGAGGATTACTGAAGAAATTAAAAGTATCGGACTATACCGAACTAAAGCAAAAAACATCTTCGTGACGTGTCAACTATTAATCCAAAAACATAATAGTCAAGTACCAAGAGATCGAGACGCACTCGAATCCCTCCCAGGAGTAGGCCGTAAAACCGCTAACGTAGTACTAAATACCGCATTTGGAGAGCCTACGATTGCCGTGGACACACATATTTTCAGAGTTTCTAACAGAACAGAAATTGCGAAGGGGAAAAACGTTAACGAAGTGGAACAAAGGTTAATGAAAAATACCCCTAAGGAATTTTTAAGAAATGCTCATCACTGGATATTGTTACATGGTCGATACGTCTGTAAAGCAAGGGCGCCCGATTGCAGCCATTGCATCTTAGTCGACTTATGCGAATTTAAGTACAAATCAAACCGATAA
- a CDS encoding RnfABCDGE type electron transport complex subunit B — protein MFSIKLVDDIDQILPQTQCQSCGYKDCRTYAEAISGSKENINRCAPGGEHVIQQLAQITKYAVVALDASIQPTDLQSTAVIDEQCCIGCTLCIDACPIDSIVGATKRIHSILHSLCSGCGLCLPPCPTNCIEIMPLNKAIEKSKPSSLKLLNLSQAERSKLWRERYETKQLRKEKTSKEHNQKLRDKSGNSRANENKAKRITTAMEIAHKRLIKILHT, from the coding sequence ATGTTTTCTATAAAACTCGTAGACGATATCGACCAAATCTTACCGCAAACACAATGCCAAAGTTGTGGATATAAAGACTGCCGCACCTACGCGGAGGCAATTTCTGGGTCGAAGGAAAATATTAATCGCTGCGCTCCAGGTGGAGAACACGTCATCCAACAACTTGCCCAAATAACGAAATATGCAGTAGTTGCCCTTGACGCCAGCATTCAACCAACTGATTTACAGTCGACCGCAGTAATTGACGAACAATGCTGCATTGGATGTACGCTATGTATCGACGCATGCCCAATAGACTCCATTGTGGGCGCAACCAAACGAATTCACTCAATTCTGCACTCGCTATGTTCTGGTTGTGGGCTTTGCTTACCCCCATGCCCAACTAACTGTATCGAGATCATGCCACTTAATAAAGCGATTGAAAAAAGCAAACCATCAAGTCTCAAACTTTTGAACTTGAGCCAGGCTGAGCGCTCAAAGTTATGGCGAGAAAGATACGAAACCAAACAACTGAGAAAAGAAAAGACGTCTAAAGAACATAATCAAAAATTGAGGGACAAATCAGGCAATTCAAGGGCGAATGAAAATAAGGCAAAACGAATTACAACGGCTATGGAAATAGCCCATAAACGACTGATTAAAATCCTCCATACTTGA
- a CDS encoding quinone-dependent dihydroorotate dehydrogenase, with product MSSIFYEIAKKALFQLDPENAHKLALLSLKTADSLGLSPNKKNFITDPTRVMGLNFRNKIGLAAGLDKNGDFINCLQNLGFGFIELGTVTPKPQAGNQKPRLFRVPESKALVNRLGFNNKGVDHLISKVKSSKRNAVIGINIGKNKDTPIEDAHHDYEHCLRKVYPLADYIAINISSPNTRNLRNLQQSDNLHRLLSHISMTRSILQNIHGAFKPIAVKIGPDLDDYQLESIVDVVKTYELDGIIATNTTVQRPDMQLANLFETGGLSGGLLTQISTRIIEKIANLTQGSIPIIGIGGIVTPQDALDKINAGASLVQIYSGLIYSGPKLIKDCAQVISCAERHSA from the coding sequence ATGTCCTCGATCTTTTATGAAATCGCTAAAAAAGCTCTCTTTCAATTAGACCCTGAAAATGCACACAAACTTGCTCTTTTGAGCCTGAAAACCGCAGATAGTTTGGGTTTATCTCCTAATAAAAAAAACTTCATAACGGACCCGACACGCGTGATGGGCTTAAATTTTAGAAATAAAATTGGCCTTGCGGCAGGTTTAGATAAAAACGGAGATTTTATAAACTGCTTACAAAATCTAGGATTTGGGTTTATTGAACTAGGCACCGTCACACCAAAGCCACAAGCAGGCAATCAAAAACCACGACTTTTTAGAGTTCCAGAATCTAAGGCTTTGGTAAACCGACTAGGCTTCAACAACAAAGGTGTTGATCACCTCATCAGCAAAGTGAAAAGCTCAAAAAGAAATGCAGTGATAGGAATAAATATTGGGAAAAATAAAGACACACCAATAGAGGATGCTCATCATGATTATGAGCATTGCTTGCGGAAGGTCTACCCACTAGCTGACTACATAGCAATCAACATCTCTTCGCCAAATACCAGAAATCTACGAAACCTTCAACAAAGCGACAATTTGCACAGGCTGCTCAGCCATATCAGTATGACCCGCTCGATACTTCAAAACATCCATGGCGCATTTAAACCTATCGCCGTGAAAATTGGCCCAGATCTCGATGATTATCAATTAGAAAGTATTGTTGACGTAGTAAAGACCTATGAACTAGACGGCATCATAGCAACAAATACAACGGTTCAAAGACCGGATATGCAATTGGCAAACTTATTCGAAACTGGAGGTTTAAGTGGTGGTTTATTAACTCAGATATCGACACGCATTATCGAAAAGATAGCAAACTTAACACAAGGCTCCATTCCCATAATAGGGATCGGTGGCATTGTTACACCTCAAGATGCTTTGGACAAAATCAATGCGGGAGCCTCACTTGTCCAAATATACTCTGGTTTAATTTACAGCGGACCTAAACTCATTAAGGACTGCGCACAAGTCATCTCTTGTGCAGAACGTCACAGCGCATAA
- a CDS encoding arginyltransferase: MSNFRDLPINQLQFYTTAPYACSYLSDQLARSQVATPSHKIDATIYSDLVGIGFRRSGAFTYRPICDSCSACIPVRIDAERFAPSRSQKRAVSQHTHLTTKMTGLRNSTEHYDLYLKYQSARHNGGGMDQDSKEQYRHFLLQSNVDTKLIEFRDANKVVAVSIIDQLEDGLSAVYTFFDIENKSASYGTYSICWQLDLCKSLGLRYLYIGYWIEDSKKMSYKKRFRPLEALVQDRWIPLESL, encoded by the coding sequence ATGAGTAACTTTCGAGATCTCCCCATCAATCAATTACAGTTTTATACAACTGCACCCTATGCATGCAGCTATCTTTCTGATCAGCTTGCAAGGTCTCAAGTCGCAACACCGAGCCACAAGATAGACGCAACTATCTACTCGGATCTAGTAGGTATTGGCTTTAGACGAAGTGGGGCCTTTACCTATCGTCCAATTTGCGACTCATGCTCCGCCTGCATCCCTGTCAGAATTGACGCTGAAAGGTTTGCACCATCGAGATCTCAAAAAAGAGCGGTCAGTCAGCATACCCATCTCACAACCAAAATGACAGGCCTAAGAAACTCTACTGAACATTATGACCTTTATCTGAAATATCAAAGTGCTCGACATAATGGCGGGGGCATGGATCAAGACAGTAAGGAACAGTACCGACACTTCTTACTCCAAAGCAATGTAGATACGAAACTGATTGAGTTTCGCGATGCTAATAAAGTAGTTGCTGTCAGTATTATTGATCAACTTGAAGATGGGCTATCCGCTGTCTATACATTCTTCGATATAGAGAACAAATCAGCCAGTTATGGCACCTACAGTATTTGTTGGCAACTAGACCTGTGTAAATCGCTAGGCCTGAGATACCTATACATCGGGTATTGGATCGAGGATAGTAAAAAGATGTCCTATAAAAAACGATTTCGCCCTCTTGAGGCATTGGTTCAAGATCGCTGGATACCACTCGAATCCTTATAA
- the aat gene encoding leucyl/phenylalanyl-tRNA--protein transferase, translating to MVPVLNPGDPFPPTNTALQDPDGLLAIGGDLSPQTLIRAYRSGIFPWFTSDQPILWWSPNPRLILRPKLLKKSRSLQKTLRKKKFEVTINQSFEEVMKNCGPKRRDDPNSWITEEMLFAYTKLFDLGIAKSVETWLNGKLVGGLYGVSIGRVFFGESMFSFVSDASKVALTTFADTLIAANVEMIDCQVHSSHLESLGAETVGREQFEALLSELIQPTDTSIALSPHI from the coding sequence ATGGTTCCAGTTTTGAACCCCGGTGACCCCTTCCCCCCGACTAACACCGCACTACAAGACCCAGATGGGCTTCTTGCAATTGGAGGAGACTTATCTCCCCAAACTTTAATCCGCGCCTATCGCTCGGGGATATTTCCGTGGTTCACCAGTGACCAGCCCATACTCTGGTGGTCACCAAACCCGAGACTCATACTGCGTCCTAAACTCTTAAAAAAATCTCGATCTTTACAAAAAACGTTACGAAAAAAAAAATTTGAGGTAACGATCAATCAATCGTTTGAAGAGGTAATGAAAAACTGCGGCCCGAAACGACGCGACGATCCAAACAGCTGGATAACTGAAGAAATGTTGTTTGCTTACACTAAGCTATTCGATCTTGGTATCGCAAAATCAGTAGAAACGTGGTTGAATGGGAAACTCGTTGGAGGACTCTATGGTGTGTCTATCGGTCGCGTATTTTTTGGGGAGTCTATGTTTTCTTTTGTATCTGATGCCTCCAAAGTTGCCTTAACAACCTTTGCGGACACGTTAATCGCCGCAAACGTCGAAATGATTGACTGCCAAGTCCACTCGAGTCACCTAGAATCACTAGGAGCCGAAACCGTAGGGCGAGAACAGTTTGAGGCGTTGCTATCCGAACTCATACAGCCAACTGATACGAGCATTGCTCTATCGCCTCATATTTAG